The Bubalus kerabau isolate K-KA32 ecotype Philippines breed swamp buffalo chromosome X, PCC_UOA_SB_1v2, whole genome shotgun sequence genome has a segment encoding these proteins:
- the LOC129639582 gene encoding splicing factor, proline- and glutamine-rich-like, which yields MFPLLGPGRVQTVVPSLRALCPQRTACKYATRSGAALPEGLEARRDGVGRGVPTRLASNAWGKRYAHAVRSTPPRFLPQQRAEGGGGGGGRGHRVATPPEPAFSRAAAGGSPPAAQLASQGAQGSGPALHSAPPPPRRSPSFGCSQRRSAPSAPPPRTPAPGSRLSAPGSGPYGSGPGPAPPAPSPTSSPGPAPLPGPALSLSVSALRTPSIPPSLFCLLARSLALRRGEAASQENPRNLCKQLTMKFKKFFDFGAIFEWIERQPRTFISINPKSESCL from the exons ATGTTTCCCCTTCTTGGACCGGGACGTGTGCAGACAGTTGTTCCATCCCTCCGGGCTCTGTGCCCCCAGCGGACGGCCTGCAAGTACGCGACCCGCTCCGGGGCTGCTCTCCCTGAGGGCTTGGAGGCTCGGAGGGATGGCGTGGGCAGGGGAGTCCCCACGAGGCTGGCCTCAAACGCTTGGGGAAAGCGCTACGCTCACGCGGTTCGAAGCACCCCTCCCCGTTTCCTCCCGCAACAA CGCGCcgaaggcggggggggggggggggggcgtgggcACCGCGTGGCCACGCCCCCGGAGCCGGCTTTTTCTAGAGCCGCTGCTGGAGGCTCTCCGCCGGCCGCCCAGCTTGCCTCCCAGGGTGCGCAAGGCTCCGGTCCCGCGCTCCACTCCGCTCCGCCTCCGCCACGCCGCTCTCCGAGCTTCGGCTGCAGCCAACGCAGGAGCGCGCCCTCCGCGCCGCCACCCCGAACCCCGGCCCCGGGCTCCCGCCTCTCCGCGCCCGGCTCCGGTCCCTATGGCTCGGGACCCGGTCCCGCGCCCCCCGCGCCCTCGCCGACCTCAAGCCCCGGCCCCGCTCCCCTCCCGGGCCCAGCTCTCTCGCTGTCTGTCTCAGCCCTCCGCACCCCCTCcattcctccctctctcttttgctTGCTTGCTCGTTCGCTAGCTCTCAGACGCGGCGAAGCAGCTTCGCAGGAAAATCCCAGAAACCTTTGCAAACAGCTGACAATGAAATTTAAGAAATTCTTCGATTTCGGCGCCATTTTCGAGTGGATCGAGAG gcaaCCAAGGACGTTTATCTCCATTAATCCCAAAAGTGAGAGTTGTTTGTAA
- the PLAC1 gene encoding placenta-specific protein 1 — MKVFELIRELIILTSVFSACSGQNPVTVLCSTDWFMVTVHPFMLNNEVYVHFHELHLGLGCPANHVQPHAYQFTYRVTECGIRAKAVSQDMVLYSSEIYYTSKHTSSKYVIPVSCTAPLRSPWLTMSCSRNLAPNGGVTTRNGETCYEVFTLSQSSQRPNCYCLSCVYNERGQSQAPHH; from the coding sequence ATGAAAGTTTTCGAGCTGATAAGAGAGCTGATCATCCTCACCTCTGTGTTTTCAGCCTGTTCTGGACAAAATCCAGTGACTGTACTGTGCTCCACAGACTGGTTCATGGTCACGGTACACCCCTTCATGTTGAACAACGAAGTGTATGTCCACTTCCACGAGTTACACTTGGGCCTGGGTTGCCCTGCCAACCATGTTCAGCCACATGCCTACCAATTCACCTACCGTGTGACAGAATGTGGTATCAGGGCCAAGGCTGTCTCTCAGGACATGGTTCTCTACAGCTCCGAGATATACTACACTTCCAAGCATACCTCATCTAAGTATGTGATTCCAGTGTCATGTACTGCCCCGCTACGTTCCCCATGGCTCACGATGTCCTGCTCCAGGAACTTAGCCCCCAACGGAGGGGTCACAACCCGGAATGGCGAGACATGCTATGAAGTGTTCACCTTGTCACAGTCCAGCCAAAGGCCCAACTGCTATTGTCTGTCTTGTGTCTACAATGAAAGAGGGCAGAGTCAAGCCCCACATCACTAA